One Neodiprion pinetum isolate iyNeoPine1 chromosome 1, iyNeoPine1.2, whole genome shotgun sequence genomic window carries:
- the LOC124220159 gene encoding uncharacterized protein, giving the protein MNESTTTTTASTSPTATVTGKKRKIRQDRWEQNRKKLKRNSGKSYASQSGNKIPRKKFRHTTDCCKKNCSSSFDYKRQREIFKTFWAMAEKPSQDTFLISCIQGEEIKYVKTVTKRKNRSWSWKYSFKVDGQDKTVCKGFFLSLLQITESRMKTVLRFCKSGTTVATEKRGKQPNPAKISNVVWSLVKEHWSTFPNKKSHYGSSKTERKYFENPDLNVKKMFHAFQEYYFDKTGKQLSLKYPTYHRYFRENSDYSFRQRKTDVCDFCTECKIKLSANSSDPCKESFRLHEVKVAEYKVLRQQCTKNINDDTLTVEFDYAQNLPLPKLNVSAQFYKRLLWLYVFNTHCFNDGDSKFFCFLECDGGKNGNSVCSFLNDFLVKKLTENPELKKVVLLSDSCGGQNKNKTLVRYCAWLSVKMGVEINHIFPVRGHSYCQCDRNFGVYGTVLKKVETVENPIEYLEIMRTVRHKPKAFEAEMSAHLLKEWDKTLDSFFLKVPKAKGKKFTIQKYVKLSYKPTGTMSVYADYNGAPQNFNLFKLNAFVSKDTELALANPAPVGIKTAKKNDVLSLMPFVKPVNREWYKNVLRGTCNDNDSAETDEMDSD; this is encoded by the exons ATGAACGAATCTACAACAACTACAACAGCATCGACTAGCCCTACTGCTACAGTTAcggggaaaaagagaaaaattcgaCAAGATAGATGGGAACAAAATAGAAAGAAGCTTAAGCGTAACAGTGGTAAAAGTTACGCTTCTCAAAGTGGGAATAAAATacctcgaaaaaaattcaggcaCACTACCGACTGCTGCAAGAAAAACTGTTCGTCTTCTTTCGATTATAAACGTcagcgtgaaattttcaagactTTCTGGGCAATGGCTGAGAAACCGAGTCAGGACACTTTTTTAATCAGTTGTATACAAggtgaagaaatcaaatacGTCAAAACCGTAACAAAACGGAAGAACAGATCTTGGTCTTGGAAATATTCTTTCAAAGTAGATGGCCAGGATAAAACTGTCTGTAAAGGATTTTTTCTGTCTCTTCTCCAAATAACTGAATCCAGAATGAAAACGGTGCTCCGATTTTGTAAATCAG GTACGACAGTTGCTACAGAAAAAAGGGGTAAGCAACCCAACCCTGCCAAAATTTCGAACGTGGTATGGAGTTTAGTGAAGGAGCATTGGTCGACTTTCCCGAACAAAAAATCGCATTATGGAAGCTCCAAAACTGAAAGAAAGTACTTCGAGAATCCAGActtaaacgtaaaaaaaatgtttcacgcATTCCAAGAATATTACTTTGATAAAACAGGGAAGCAGCTCTCACTAAAGTACCCAACGTACCATAGATATTTTCGGGAAAATAGTGATTACTCGTTTAGGCAACGTAAAACAGACGTCTGTGATTTTTGCACCGAATGTAAAATCAAACTATCGGCAAATTCATCAGATCCGTGTAAGGAATCGTTCCGTCTACATGAAGTAAAAGTTGCGGAATACAAGGTTTTGCGGCAACAGTGCACAAAGAATATTAACGATGATACTCTAACTGTTGAGTTCGACTACGCACAAAATCTTCCGCTTCCAAAACTGAACGTTAGCGCACAATTTTACAAGCGATTATTGTGGCTGTATGTTTTCAACACACACTGTTTTAATGACGGtgacagcaaatttttttgcttcttagAATGTGATGGTGGCAAGAACGGTAACTCTGTGTGTAgttttttgaacgattttctggtaaaaaaattgactgaaaatccagaattaaaaaaagtagTTCTTTTGTCTGACTCCTGTGGGgggcaaaataaaaacaagacTCTCGTACGATATTGTGCTTGGTTGTCGGTCAAAATGGGAgttgaaataaatcacatcTTTCCGGTGCGAGGTCATTCATACTGCCAATGCGATAGAAATTTCGGTGTTTACGgaactgttttaaaaaaagtagagaCCGTCGAAAATCCTATCGAGTATCTCGAAATAATGAGGACCGTAAGGCACAAACCAAAAGCTTTCGAAGCAGAGATGAGTGCCCACTTATTAAAAGAATGGGATAAAACTttggattcattttttctaaagGTTCCAAAAGCTAAGGGAAAGAAATTCACGATCCAAAAGTATGTGAAGTTATCATACAAGCCAACAGGCACCATGTCCGTTTACGCGGACTATAATGGCGCTCCGCAAAATTTCAACCTGTTCAAATTAAACGCTTTTGTAAGTAAAGATACCGAACTAGCATTAGCAAACCCGGCTCCTGTTGGAATTAAGACAgctaaaaaaaatgacgtacTATCTTTAATGCCTTTTGTAAAACCGGTTAATAGGGAATGGTATAAAAATGTGCTGCGGGGTACCTGCAACGACAATGATTCGGCTGAAACAGACGAAATGGACTCTGATTGA
- the LOC124220099 gene encoding uncharacterized protein, which translates to MTRLLQGNLNRCALAQNLLHQRIFEDKIDICLICEQHLNIQDRTWFADKSGTAAIWIANTKNVTVDSSGCGPGYVWIKTPTAYIMSVYLSPNEGISVFRQKMANIEDIIDKFNQEVIVAGDFNAKSAKWGADFSDTRGNEVADFAARLDLIVLNTGNTTTFRRPGYQESILDITLATPRIANMIEDWTVSEEYSGSDHQYVTFSI; encoded by the coding sequence ATGACGCGCTTATTACAGGGCAACCTGAACAGGTGCGCTTTGGCGCAAAATTTACTACACCAGCGTATCTTTGAAGACAAGATCGATATCTGCCTCATCTGCGAGCAACATCTGAACATCCAGGACAGAACATGGTTCGCTGATAAATCCGGCACGGCAGCGATCTGGATCGCAAACACGAAGAACGTCACCGTCGACAGCAGCGGATGCGGACCAGGATACGTCTGGATCAAAACCCCAACAGCCTATATTATGAGCGTCTACCTTTCACCCAATGAAGGGATTAGTGTGTTCCGCCAGAAAATGGCAAACATAGAAGACATCATCGATAAGTTCAACCAGGAAGTCATCGTAGCTGGTGATTTCAACGCGAAATCGGCTAAATGGGGTGCTGATTTCTCCGACACTAGAGGCAACGAAGTAGCAGACTTTGCAGCAAGACTTGACCTCATAGTGCTGAACACCGGAAATACTACGACTTTCAGAAGACCAGGATATCAGGAATCCATCCTCGACATCACGTTGGCGACTCCAAGGATCGCGAATATGATCGAGGATTGGACAGTATCAGAGGAATACAGTGGCAGTGATCATCAATATGTAACATTCAGTATTTGA